Proteins from a genomic interval of Nasonia vitripennis strain AsymCx chromosome 3, Nvit_psr_1.1, whole genome shotgun sequence:
- the LOC100122765 gene encoding ubiquitin carboxyl-terminal hydrolase 14 isoform X2, giving the protein MLLFVVKVKWGKELFPNVEVNTDEEPMLFKAQLFALTGVQPERQKVMLKGMSLKDDDWGNIKLKDGITVLMMGSKEEDVPTEPAEKPIFLEDMNEYELSSALDLPAGLTNLGNTCYLNATVQCLKTVPELREALKSFSGGLSTPGGGHQFVASQSITAALRDLYEGMDKGTSLPPVVLVQMMHLAFPRFAEKSKMGGFQQQDASECWTELIRMLQQKLPAKENPAITDSTASYKPRSLIEQYFGGVFDTELKCVESEDEPPTKGKEDFLQLSCFISQDLKFMFAGLKNKLVEQITKQSPTLGRDAVYTKTSKISRLPAYLTIQFVRFFFKEKEAINAKILKDVKFTLDFDAFDLCTRELQIKLSPMREKFQKLEEAQLEEQRNARDKKNKKKAEKKETKQEPFWFEDDLGSNNSGYYTLQAVLTHQGRTSSSGHYVAWVRQKGDTWLKCDDENISIVTSEDVLKLSGGGDWHCAYVLLYGPRIFETPLDQSTETPMSTEEATTEVANLEQN; this is encoded by the exons ATGCTTCTTTTTGTAGTTAAAGTGAAATGGGGAAAGGAGCTCTTTCCAAATGTGGAGGTCAACACAGACGAAGAGCCTATGCTGTTCAAAGCGCAGCTCTTCGCACTGACTGGAGTGCAGCCTGAGAGGCAGAAAGTCATGTTAAAGGGTATGAGTCTGAAGGACGATGATTGGGGTAACATCAAACTGAAAGAT GGTATTACAGTTTTAATGATGGGATCCAAAGAGGAAGACGTACCTACTGAACCTGCAGAAAAGCCAATATTTTTGGAAGACATGAATGAATATGAATTGTCTTCTGCACTAGACTTACCAGCTGGTTTGACAAACCTTGGCAACACCTGTTATTTAAATGCCACAGTTCAGTGCCTAAAAACAGTTCCTGAACTGCGGGAAGCTCTGAAAAGTTTTTCAGGAGGTCTGAGTACCCCTGGTGGTGGTCACCAATTTGTAGCTTCACAAAGTATTACAGCTGCATTGAGGGATCTGTACGAAGGAATGGATAAAGGAACATCTCTGCCACCAGTTGTTTTAGTTCAAATGATGCACTTAGCTTTCCCAAGATTTGCAGAGAAATCGAAAATGGGAGGATTTCAACAGCAGGATGCTAGTGAGTGTTGGACTGAACTTATAAGGATGTTGCAGCAAAAATTGCCTGCAAAG gaaAATCCTGCTATTACTGATAGCACTGCCAGTTACAAGCCAAGATCTTTAATTGAACAGTACTTTGGTGGAGTTTTTGATACAGAATTGAAATGTGTAGAATCAGAAGATGAACCCCCAACCAAGGGAAAAGAAGATTTTCTACAGTTGAGTTGTTTTATCTCGCAAGATCTCAAATTTATGTTTGCAGGACTCAAAAACAAGTTAGTGGAGCAAATTACAAAACAGTCCCCAACGCTTGGTCGAGACGCTGTTTACACGAAAACG tcaAAAATAAGCAGATTGCCAGCATATTTGACAATCCAGTTTGTCAGgttcttttttaaagaaaaagaagctaTTAATGCTAAAATCTTGAAGGACGTCAAATTTACGTTAGATTTTGATGCGTTTGATCTATGCACAAGAGAATTACAGATCAAACTGTCGCCTATGCGAGAAAAATTCCAAAAACTTGAAGAGGCTCAGTTAGAAGAACAGCGTAATGCAAGAGAcaagaagaacaaaaaaaaggcAGAGAAGAAGGAGACAAAACAGGAACCATTTTGGTTTGAGGATG ACCTGGGTTCAAACAACAGCGGCTACTACACTCTTCAGGCAGTACTGACGCATCAGGGCCGAACAAGCAGCAGTGGTCACTACGTTGCCTGGGTGCGACAAAAGGGCGACACTTGGCTCAAGTGCGACGACGAGAACATCAGCATCGTCACGAGCGAGGATGTGTTGAAACTCAGTGGTGGTGGCGACTGGCACTGTGCTTACGTACTTCTGTATGGACCGAGGATTTTTGAAACACCGCTGGACCAGAGCACTGAGACGCCCATGAGTACAGAGGAGGCGACGACCGAGGTGGCGAATCTTGAGCAAAACTAG
- the LOC103315669 gene encoding protein roadkill-like → MNLEQNNDVSFTGSLEAVKDELIWIIRSLNPDKIRSVRGIVSQTVFVGCKGLSGTLHLQPNSISEFLSLTVYLNPTNKSLPSKFWAYIKCQLLHDKQVLASSTAVGTFSRKQNYYVFQNFVRPSDLDSRDRVVVCCFINVLDRRVNQIKSEVSSPGLDSRENNTGASRAKNEFKKEKVLLPESISTFCTRPVCRKNSSKHYSYLEILGVESSDVTLVSRGEEFPAHRNILASDSVVFSAMFIRSAEENAEINNRIIINDVNPDVLHQVLRFIYTRKLSQYELVPDVLIAADKYELGKLKTLCERILFDKMSPNNVCGILLLADRYNFQSLKNWALFFISAFADHVIRTPGFQVLTNSSSTDLMAEVYCEIDSFLHK, encoded by the exons ATGAATTTGGAGCAGAACAATGATGTGAGTTTCACTGGCAGCCTAGAAGCGGTGAAGGATGAACTCATATGGATTATCAGATCTCTTAATCCTGATAAGATAAGATCCGTTCGTGGCATTGTCTCGCAGACCGTCTTTGTAGGATGCAAGGGCCTTTCGG GTACGCTTCACCTTCAACCGAACAGCATTTCGGAGTTTCTCTCTTTGACAGTATATCTAAATCCCACCAACAAAAGCTTACCATCAAAATTTTGGGCATACATCAAGTGCCAGCTTCTACACGACAAACAGGTGCTGGCCTCGAGTACAGCTGTTGGGACGTTTTCCAGAAAGCAGAATTATTACGTATTCCAGAACTTCGTTCGTCCCTCTGATCTCGATAGCCGCGATCGTGTTGTTGTCTGTTGCTTCATAAACGTTTTGGATCGTCGTGTCAATCAAATTAAATCTGAAGTGTCATCCCCTGGACTTGACAGTAGAGAAAACAATACCGGGGCTTCTCGAGCAAAAAATGAATTCAAAAAGGAGAAAGTGCTCCTGCCCGAGTCGATATCAACGTTTTGTACGAGGCCAGTTTGCAGAAAAAACTCCAGCAAGCATTACAGCTATTTAGAG ATATTAGGCGTTGAATCTAGCGACGTCACGCTAGTCTCGCGCGGTGAAGAGTTTCCTGCACACCGGAACATCCTGGCCTCGGACAGTGTTGTCTTCTCGGCGATGTTCATACGTAGTGCGGAGGAAAACGCGGAAATAAATAACAGAATCATAATCAACGACGTCAATCCTGACGTTTTGCACCAAGTCCTCCGTTTCATTTATACGAGAAAATTGAGCCAATAC GAGCTTGTTCCCGATGTGCTGATAGCAGCTGATAAATACGAATTGGGAAAATTGAAAACGTTATGCGAACGCATACTCTTCGACAAAATGAGTCCGAACAACGTTTGTGGTATCCTTTTGTTGGCGGATAGGTACAATTTCCAAAGCTTAAAGAACTGGGCGCTATTTTTCATATCCGCGTTCGCCGATCACGTTATTCGAACGCCAGGATTTCAAGTGCTAACAAATTCAAGCAGTACAGATCTGATGGCCGAGGTGTATTGTGAAATCGATTCGTTTCTGCATAAATGA
- the LOC100122726 gene encoding glycine N-methyltransferase isoform X1, whose translation MFVFNVQDLKKMSHTDMTSFPLRSLGAAVEGVRDQYADGKAAQVWQAYIVDNKQRKKNYKEFLVGLLRQHGCKRILDVACGTGVDSTMLLEEGFEVVSVDASDKMLKYALKTRWQRRKEPAFDNWIIEEANWLTLEEDIKPLIGDGFDVVMCLGNSFAHILDTHGDQREQKQALANFERCVKPGGLLLIDHRNYQSIIEKGQAPIQCMYYNNKYLKNIETSVIYKKGKPYLIALEYRVCLNESEDQTSEFRLAYYPHMLGEFTELLDKSFPKLAKHDIYGDFKPLEQIEDPGFYIHVLEKAK comes from the exons ATGTTTGTCTTTAATGTGCAAG atttaaaaaaaatgagccACACAGACATGACCTCATTCCCCTTGCGCTCGCTCGGAGCAGCGGTCGAGGGTGTACGCGACCAGTACGCCGACGGTAAGGCCGCGCAGGTCTGGCAGGCGTACATCGTCGACAACAAGCAACGCAAGAAGAATTACAAGGAATTCTTGGTGGGTCTCCTGCGTCAGCATGGCTGCAAGCGCATATTGGACGTCGCCTGCGGTACTGGCGTCGACTCGACGATGCTACTCGAGGAGGGCTTCGAGGTTGTCAGCGTGGATGCCTCCGACAAGATGCTCAAGTACGCGCTCAAGACTCGCTGGCAGCGCAGGAAAGAGCCGGCCTTCGATAACTGGA TTATCGAGGAGGCCAATTGGTTAACGCTCGAAGAAGACATCAAGCCCTTGATTGGCGATGGATTCGACGTAGTGATGTGCCTTGGAAACAGCTTTGCACACATTTTGGATACGCACGGAGACCAACGAGAACAAAA ACAAGCACTCGCAAACTTTGAGCGTTGCGTCAAGCCTGGCGGTCTTTTATTGATAGATCACAGAAATTACCAATCCATCATTGAAAAGGGACAGGCGCCAATTCAGTGCATGTACTACAAC AACAAGTACTTGAAGAATATCGAAACATCGGTAATATACAAAAAAGGCAAACCTTACCTAATTGCGTTGGAATACCGAGTCTGCCTGAACGAGTCCGAGGACCAAACCAGCGAATTCAGACTGGCTTACTATCCGCACATGTTGGGAGAATTCACAGAACTGCTGGACAAATCTTTCCCAAAATTAGCGAAGCACGACATCTACGGAGATTTCAAGCCTCTTGAGCAGATCGAAGATCCAGGATTCTACATCCACGTTCTGGAAAAAGCCAAATAA
- the LOC100122773 gene encoding torsin-like protein produces the protein METKKLLVLFFVLSSYMQLASPLIFESLVIGGGAAAAYYMRCKMYECCDDDTIPRSTYLLLHNMKAKLYGQQIAKDLVFSAIHSHVFHSNPRKPLVLSFHGLPGSGKNYVVSMIANALYKKGEKSSHYHFFNGRSDFPNDHKVALYRFELDQKIKNALSACPRSMFVFDEVDKMPVGVLDTLVPFLDYTSWNNKEKSKAIFIFLSNTGSDQIVNRMLHLWINGKSRNDVTIRDFESLIELGAFNEKGGLYKSGTIESKLIDHHVPFLPMEEEHVRQCIIDAFKHWGTDNPSDDLIKEVLKHVTYGPPPHNLYSTSGCKKLDHKVSFVLFGREFDD, from the exons ATGGAAACTAAAAAATTACTGGTTTTGTTTTTTGTGCTTTCAAGTTATATGCAGTTAGCATCacctttgatttttgaaagcTTAGTCAttggtggtggtgctgctgctgcatatTACATGCGCTGTAAAATGTACGAATGTTGTGATGATGACACAATACCTCGGTCTACCTACC TTCTTCTGCATAATATGAAAGCCAAGTTATATGGACAACAAATTGCAAAAGATTTAGTTTTCAGTGCTATTCACAGTCATGTTTTCCATTCCAATCCGAGAAAACCTTTGGTTTTAAGCTTTCATGGTCTACCTGGAAGTGGAAAGAATTACGTTGTTTCCATGATAGCTAATGCATTATATAAAAAAGGCGAAAAAAGCAGTCACTACCATTTTTTCAATGGTCGGAGCGATTTTCCTAATGATCATAAAGTTGCACTTTATAGG TTTGAACTggatcaaaaaataaaaaatgcactgAGTGCATGTCCAAGATCTATGTTTGTCTTTGATGAAGTTGATAAAATGCCAGTAGGTGTTTTAGATACTCTAGTGCCTTTCCTTGACTATACCAGTTGGAAtaacaaagagaaaagcaaAGCCATCTTCATATTTTTATCTAATACTGGAAGTGATCAAATTGTAAATCGAATGTTACACCTCTGGATAAATGGCAAGAGTCGTAATGACGTAACTATTAGAGACTTTGAATCATTAATAGAATTAGGAGCATTTAATGAAAAAGGAGGCCTGTATAAAAGTGGAACTATAGAATCGAAACTCATTGATCATCATGTTCCTTTCCTTCCTATGGAAGAAGAACATGTAAGACAATGTATTATTGATGCATTTAAACATTGGGGCACTGACAATCCTTCTGATGACTTAATTAAAGAAGTTTTAAAACATGTTACTTATGGACCTCCACCTCATAATTTATACTCTACATCAGGCTGTAAAAAATTAGATCATAAAGTATCATTTGTTTTATTTGGAAGGGAATTCGATGATTGA
- the LOC103315679 gene encoding speckle-type POZ protein B-like: MPIHRVPEDFEPFFESERLSDATVVAWNKVFPVHKVMLSARSSVFSEMFSAIAQPSINAKIEIKDMSDDVIKEILRFIYTGKVNNLHRVADDLLAAASKYKIDELKTISEHSLPKTITTQNVVKRLLLAHNHNAALEKRCCSLYL; the protein is encoded by the coding sequence atGCCAATACATCGAGTTCCAGAAGATTTTGAGCCattttttgagagtgaacgaCTCAGTGATGCAACTGTTGTTGCTTGGAATAAAGTATTTCCTGTCCACAAAGTCATGCTCTCAGCTAGAAGTTCTGTATTTTCAGAAATGTTTTCAGCCATAGCTCAACCGAGCATAAATGCTAAAATTGAAATCAAAGACATGAGTGACGATGTAATAAAGGAAATTCTAAGATTCATTTATACTGGTAAAGTGAACAATCTTCATAGAGTGGCAGATGATCTTTTGGCTGCAGCATCCAAATACAAAATTGATGAATTAAAAACTATAAGTGAACATTCTTTACCCAAAACAATTACAACTCAAAATGTGGTAAAACGTCTTTTGCTTGCTCATAATCACAATGCAGCACTTGAAAAAAGATGCTGTtctctatatttataa
- the LOC100122726 gene encoding glycine N-methyltransferase isoform X2 — MSHTDMTSFPLRSLGAAVEGVRDQYADGKAAQVWQAYIVDNKQRKKNYKEFLVGLLRQHGCKRILDVACGTGVDSTMLLEEGFEVVSVDASDKMLKYALKTRWQRRKEPAFDNWIIEEANWLTLEEDIKPLIGDGFDVVMCLGNSFAHILDTHGDQREQKQALANFERCVKPGGLLLIDHRNYQSIIEKGQAPIQCMYYNNKYLKNIETSVIYKKGKPYLIALEYRVCLNESEDQTSEFRLAYYPHMLGEFTELLDKSFPKLAKHDIYGDFKPLEQIEDPGFYIHVLEKAK, encoded by the exons atgagccACACAGACATGACCTCATTCCCCTTGCGCTCGCTCGGAGCAGCGGTCGAGGGTGTACGCGACCAGTACGCCGACGGTAAGGCCGCGCAGGTCTGGCAGGCGTACATCGTCGACAACAAGCAACGCAAGAAGAATTACAAGGAATTCTTGGTGGGTCTCCTGCGTCAGCATGGCTGCAAGCGCATATTGGACGTCGCCTGCGGTACTGGCGTCGACTCGACGATGCTACTCGAGGAGGGCTTCGAGGTTGTCAGCGTGGATGCCTCCGACAAGATGCTCAAGTACGCGCTCAAGACTCGCTGGCAGCGCAGGAAAGAGCCGGCCTTCGATAACTGGA TTATCGAGGAGGCCAATTGGTTAACGCTCGAAGAAGACATCAAGCCCTTGATTGGCGATGGATTCGACGTAGTGATGTGCCTTGGAAACAGCTTTGCACACATTTTGGATACGCACGGAGACCAACGAGAACAAAA ACAAGCACTCGCAAACTTTGAGCGTTGCGTCAAGCCTGGCGGTCTTTTATTGATAGATCACAGAAATTACCAATCCATCATTGAAAAGGGACAGGCGCCAATTCAGTGCATGTACTACAAC AACAAGTACTTGAAGAATATCGAAACATCGGTAATATACAAAAAAGGCAAACCTTACCTAATTGCGTTGGAATACCGAGTCTGCCTGAACGAGTCCGAGGACCAAACCAGCGAATTCAGACTGGCTTACTATCCGCACATGTTGGGAGAATTCACAGAACTGCTGGACAAATCTTTCCCAAAATTAGCGAAGCACGACATCTACGGAGATTTCAAGCCTCTTGAGCAGATCGAAGATCCAGGATTCTACATCCACGTTCTGGAAAAAGCCAAATAA
- the LOC100122765 gene encoding ubiquitin carboxyl-terminal hydrolase 14 isoform X1 → MPQYTIKVKWGKELFPNVEVNTDEEPMLFKAQLFALTGVQPERQKVMLKGMSLKDDDWGNIKLKDGITVLMMGSKEEDVPTEPAEKPIFLEDMNEYELSSALDLPAGLTNLGNTCYLNATVQCLKTVPELREALKSFSGGLSTPGGGHQFVASQSITAALRDLYEGMDKGTSLPPVVLVQMMHLAFPRFAEKSKMGGFQQQDASECWTELIRMLQQKLPAKENPAITDSTASYKPRSLIEQYFGGVFDTELKCVESEDEPPTKGKEDFLQLSCFISQDLKFMFAGLKNKLVEQITKQSPTLGRDAVYTKTSKISRLPAYLTIQFVRFFFKEKEAINAKILKDVKFTLDFDAFDLCTRELQIKLSPMREKFQKLEEAQLEEQRNARDKKNKKKAEKKETKQEPFWFEDDLGSNNSGYYTLQAVLTHQGRTSSSGHYVAWVRQKGDTWLKCDDENISIVTSEDVLKLSGGGDWHCAYVLLYGPRIFETPLDQSTETPMSTEEATTEVANLEQN, encoded by the exons ATGCCGCAGTACACAA TTAAAGTGAAATGGGGAAAGGAGCTCTTTCCAAATGTGGAGGTCAACACAGACGAAGAGCCTATGCTGTTCAAAGCGCAGCTCTTCGCACTGACTGGAGTGCAGCCTGAGAGGCAGAAAGTCATGTTAAAGGGTATGAGTCTGAAGGACGATGATTGGGGTAACATCAAACTGAAAGAT GGTATTACAGTTTTAATGATGGGATCCAAAGAGGAAGACGTACCTACTGAACCTGCAGAAAAGCCAATATTTTTGGAAGACATGAATGAATATGAATTGTCTTCTGCACTAGACTTACCAGCTGGTTTGACAAACCTTGGCAACACCTGTTATTTAAATGCCACAGTTCAGTGCCTAAAAACAGTTCCTGAACTGCGGGAAGCTCTGAAAAGTTTTTCAGGAGGTCTGAGTACCCCTGGTGGTGGTCACCAATTTGTAGCTTCACAAAGTATTACAGCTGCATTGAGGGATCTGTACGAAGGAATGGATAAAGGAACATCTCTGCCACCAGTTGTTTTAGTTCAAATGATGCACTTAGCTTTCCCAAGATTTGCAGAGAAATCGAAAATGGGAGGATTTCAACAGCAGGATGCTAGTGAGTGTTGGACTGAACTTATAAGGATGTTGCAGCAAAAATTGCCTGCAAAG gaaAATCCTGCTATTACTGATAGCACTGCCAGTTACAAGCCAAGATCTTTAATTGAACAGTACTTTGGTGGAGTTTTTGATACAGAATTGAAATGTGTAGAATCAGAAGATGAACCCCCAACCAAGGGAAAAGAAGATTTTCTACAGTTGAGTTGTTTTATCTCGCAAGATCTCAAATTTATGTTTGCAGGACTCAAAAACAAGTTAGTGGAGCAAATTACAAAACAGTCCCCAACGCTTGGTCGAGACGCTGTTTACACGAAAACG tcaAAAATAAGCAGATTGCCAGCATATTTGACAATCCAGTTTGTCAGgttcttttttaaagaaaaagaagctaTTAATGCTAAAATCTTGAAGGACGTCAAATTTACGTTAGATTTTGATGCGTTTGATCTATGCACAAGAGAATTACAGATCAAACTGTCGCCTATGCGAGAAAAATTCCAAAAACTTGAAGAGGCTCAGTTAGAAGAACAGCGTAATGCAAGAGAcaagaagaacaaaaaaaaggcAGAGAAGAAGGAGACAAAACAGGAACCATTTTGGTTTGAGGATG ACCTGGGTTCAAACAACAGCGGCTACTACACTCTTCAGGCAGTACTGACGCATCAGGGCCGAACAAGCAGCAGTGGTCACTACGTTGCCTGGGTGCGACAAAAGGGCGACACTTGGCTCAAGTGCGACGACGAGAACATCAGCATCGTCACGAGCGAGGATGTGTTGAAACTCAGTGGTGGTGGCGACTGGCACTGTGCTTACGTACTTCTGTATGGACCGAGGATTTTTGAAACACCGCTGGACCAGAGCACTGAGACGCCCATGAGTACAGAGGAGGCGACGACCGAGGTGGCGAATCTTGAGCAAAACTAG
- the LOC100122717 gene encoding tyrosine-protein kinase Src42A isoform X2 codes for MGNCFSCQTDVEKEKPERICNPSIEAVASQVSPVPTPPPDPIRPMPQIPDTDVPTAKIFVALYDYDARTDEDLSFRKGEHLEILNDTQGDWWLARSKRTRQEGYIPSNYVAKLKSIEAEPWYFRKIKRIEAEKKLLLPENDHGAFLIRDSESRHNDYSLSVRDGDTVKHYRIRQLDEGGFFIARRTTFRNLQDLVEHYSKDADGLCVNLCKPCVQKPVTEGLSHRTRDQWEIDRSSLKFVRKLGQGQFGEVWEGLWNNTTPVAIKTLKPGTMDPKDFLAEAQIMKKLRHAKLIQLYAVCTMEEPIYIITELMRNGSLLEFLQGKGRGLKLQQLIDMSAQIAAGMAYLESQNYIHRDLAARNVLVSDGTVVKIADFGLARLIKEDEYEARIGARFPIKWTAPEAANYSKFSIKSDVWSFGILLTELVTYGRIPYPGMTNAEVLHQVEHGYRMPCPPGCPPPLYDIMLECWNKDPMKRPTFETLQWKLEDFFTMEGSEYKEASAY; via the exons ATGGGAAACTGCTTTAGCTGTCAGACGGACGTGGAGAAGGAGAAGCCAGAGCGGATATGCAATCCGAGCATCGAGGCGGTGGCCTCGCAAGTGAGCCCAGTGCCTACGCCACCGCCGGACCCGATCAGACCGATGCCCCAGATACCGGACACCGACGTACCGACCGCCAAGATCTTCGTCGCGCTCTACGACTACGATGCGCGGACCGACGAGGATCTCAGTTTCCGTAAGGGAGAACATTTGGAGATACTCAACGACACGCAGGGTGACTGGTGGCTCGCAAGAAGCAAGAGGACCAGGCAGGAGGGATACATTCCCAGCAATTACGTTGCCAAGCTCAAGAGTATCGAGGCTGAACC ATGGTACTTCAGAAAGATCAAGCGAATCGAAGCCGAGAAGAAGCTGCTGCTTCCGGAAAACGATCATGGCGCGTTCTTGATTCGAGATTCAGAAAGCAGACACAACGATTACTCGCTTTCAG TTCGCGACGGCGACACAGTGAAGCACTACAGGATCCGGCAGTTAGACGAGGGCGGCTTTTTTATCGCGAGGCGAACGACGTTTAGGAATCTCCAGGACCTCGTCGAGCACTACAGCAAAGATGCGGACGGCCTTTGTGTCAACTTGTGCAAGCCTTGCGTGCAG AAACCCGTTACCGAGGGACTGAGCCATCGCACCCGGGATCAATGGGAGATCGACAGATCGTCGCTCAAATTCGTACGCAAACTCGGCCAGGGTCAGTTCGGAGAAGTATGGGAAGGCTTGTGGAACAACACGACACCCGTAGCTATCAAAACGCTGAAACCCGGCACTATGGATCCCAAAGATTTCCTTGCCGAGGCGCAGATCATGAAGAAGTTGCGACACGCGAAGCTCATCCAGCTATACGCTGTGTGTACCATGGAGGAGCCGATTTACATTATCACGGAGCTTATGAGGAATGGCAGCTTGCTCGAGTTCTTACAAG GAAAAGGTCGGGGACTGAAGCTCCAGCAACTGATCGACATGTCAGCACAAATAGCCGCAGGTATGGCCTATCTCGAGTCGCAGAATTATATTCACAGGGACTTGGCAGCGCGCAACGTTCTCGTCTCGGACGGCACCGTCGTCAAGATCGCGGACTTCGGCCTGGCTAGACTAATCAAGGAGGACGAGTACGAAGCTCGCATCGGTGCGCGCTTCCCGATCAAGTGGACCGCGCCTGAAGCCGCTAACTACAGCAAGTTCAGTATTAAGTCCGACGTTTGGTCCTTCGGCATCTTGCTTACTGAGCTCGTCACTTACGGACGAATACCGTATCCTG gTATGACGAACGCAGAGGTGCTGCATCAGGTTGAACACGGTTACCGTATGCCTTGTCCGCCGGGTTGTCCACCACCGCTCTACGACATCATGCTCGAATGCTGGAACAAGGACCCGATGAAGAGGCCGACCTTCGAGACTCTCCAGTGGAAGCTCGAGGATTTCTTCACTATGGAGGGCTCCGAGTATAAGGAGGCATCGGCTTACTGA
- the LOC100122717 gene encoding tyrosine-protein kinase Src42A isoform X1, producing MGNCFSCQTDVEKEKPERICNPSIEAVASQVSPVPTPPPDPIRPMPQIPDTDVPTAKIFVALYDYDARTDEDLSFRKGEHLEILNDTQGDWWLARSKRTRQEGYIPSNYVAKLKSIEAEPWYFRKIKRIEAEKKLLLPENDHGAFLIRDSESRHNDYSLSVRDGDTVKHYRIRQLDEGGFFIARRTTFRNLQDLVEHYSKDADGLCVNLCKPCVQVEKPVTEGLSHRTRDQWEIDRSSLKFVRKLGQGQFGEVWEGLWNNTTPVAIKTLKPGTMDPKDFLAEAQIMKKLRHAKLIQLYAVCTMEEPIYIITELMRNGSLLEFLQGKGRGLKLQQLIDMSAQIAAGMAYLESQNYIHRDLAARNVLVSDGTVVKIADFGLARLIKEDEYEARIGARFPIKWTAPEAANYSKFSIKSDVWSFGILLTELVTYGRIPYPGMTNAEVLHQVEHGYRMPCPPGCPPPLYDIMLECWNKDPMKRPTFETLQWKLEDFFTMEGSEYKEASAY from the exons ATGGGAAACTGCTTTAGCTGTCAGACGGACGTGGAGAAGGAGAAGCCAGAGCGGATATGCAATCCGAGCATCGAGGCGGTGGCCTCGCAAGTGAGCCCAGTGCCTACGCCACCGCCGGACCCGATCAGACCGATGCCCCAGATACCGGACACCGACGTACCGACCGCCAAGATCTTCGTCGCGCTCTACGACTACGATGCGCGGACCGACGAGGATCTCAGTTTCCGTAAGGGAGAACATTTGGAGATACTCAACGACACGCAGGGTGACTGGTGGCTCGCAAGAAGCAAGAGGACCAGGCAGGAGGGATACATTCCCAGCAATTACGTTGCCAAGCTCAAGAGTATCGAGGCTGAACC ATGGTACTTCAGAAAGATCAAGCGAATCGAAGCCGAGAAGAAGCTGCTGCTTCCGGAAAACGATCATGGCGCGTTCTTGATTCGAGATTCAGAAAGCAGACACAACGATTACTCGCTTTCAG TTCGCGACGGCGACACAGTGAAGCACTACAGGATCCGGCAGTTAGACGAGGGCGGCTTTTTTATCGCGAGGCGAACGACGTTTAGGAATCTCCAGGACCTCGTCGAGCACTACAGCAAAGATGCGGACGGCCTTTGTGTCAACTTGTGCAAGCCTTGCGTGCAG GTGGAGAAACCCGTTACCGAGGGACTGAGCCATCGCACCCGGGATCAATGGGAGATCGACAGATCGTCGCTCAAATTCGTACGCAAACTCGGCCAGGGTCAGTTCGGAGAAGTATGGGAAGGCTTGTGGAACAACACGACACCCGTAGCTATCAAAACGCTGAAACCCGGCACTATGGATCCCAAAGATTTCCTTGCCGAGGCGCAGATCATGAAGAAGTTGCGACACGCGAAGCTCATCCAGCTATACGCTGTGTGTACCATGGAGGAGCCGATTTACATTATCACGGAGCTTATGAGGAATGGCAGCTTGCTCGAGTTCTTACAAG GAAAAGGTCGGGGACTGAAGCTCCAGCAACTGATCGACATGTCAGCACAAATAGCCGCAGGTATGGCCTATCTCGAGTCGCAGAATTATATTCACAGGGACTTGGCAGCGCGCAACGTTCTCGTCTCGGACGGCACCGTCGTCAAGATCGCGGACTTCGGCCTGGCTAGACTAATCAAGGAGGACGAGTACGAAGCTCGCATCGGTGCGCGCTTCCCGATCAAGTGGACCGCGCCTGAAGCCGCTAACTACAGCAAGTTCAGTATTAAGTCCGACGTTTGGTCCTTCGGCATCTTGCTTACTGAGCTCGTCACTTACGGACGAATACCGTATCCTG gTATGACGAACGCAGAGGTGCTGCATCAGGTTGAACACGGTTACCGTATGCCTTGTCCGCCGGGTTGTCCACCACCGCTCTACGACATCATGCTCGAATGCTGGAACAAGGACCCGATGAAGAGGCCGACCTTCGAGACTCTCCAGTGGAAGCTCGAGGATTTCTTCACTATGGAGGGCTCCGAGTATAAGGAGGCATCGGCTTACTGA